CGTCTTGAGGACTTGAATTAAAGATCTCAGACAGTGGGTTGGGCGCGATCGCGGCCCCTTGACTTGATGACTTGAGGTATCAGGGAAAGCGATCGCTCAGGCGCCTAGTTTTTTAGCAAACCATTGGCTACCATTCAGGTGCTTTGACTCTCTGTGCACAAAAAAGGCGCCTCTCGTGGTCGGCATATTTTCTAAGTTTCTTGGTGGGGATAAATCTCGCCTTGGGGTGGAGATCACCCCAGAGCGGATCAACCTTGCCCATATCGGCCGCAAGGGGAACCGGTTGCTGCTGCAGGATTTTGTTTCGGTCGACTTGCCCGATGGTTTGTTCCAAGACGGGCGAGTCATTGACAGCTTTAGCTTGTCCGATTTACTCCGCACTGCTATCAGTGACAACCGCATTAAAACCAAAAAGGTTTCTACGGCAGTCCCCGGGCGTGAGGTGATCACGCGGCTGCTGCCGATGCCAGCTGAGCTGGATGATGCGGAGTTGCACGAGACATTGCTCAATCAAGAAGCAGCGCTGTTTCTGCCCTTCCCCCGTGAAGAAGCTGATATTGACTACCTCAAACTGGATTACTTCCTCGATATTGATGAGGTCGAAAAGCTGCATGTCTTGCTGGTGGCGACCCGGCGACAAGTTACCGACACCTATCTCGATCTCTTTGCCCAAGCGGGTCTAACGCCCGACATCGTGGAAGTTGGGAGCTTCGCACTCATTCGCACCATTCGCGAATCCCTGCGGCAGTACGGTCTTCAAGAAGCCGTCATCCTCCTTAATATCGAATATGACCTCACCGAGATTGTGATCATCGTTGGCGGGGTGCCTCGCTTCAGCCGCACAATCGCCATGGGAACCCAGCAATGGCAACGTGCGGCCGCCCAAGCAGGTCTTGAAAATATCGGCCGCGGCCTTGATTTTCTACAGGGACAAGCACTCTCGCTACTCGAGCCGCCAGCCGATCTCCTCTCGCAAGGTCTAGTGCGATCGGCGGCTGATCTCTGCGACGAAGTGCGGCGATCGGCAGACTTCTATCTCAGTCAAGAAAGTGATATTGAAGTCGCCAAGCTCTACGTAGCCGGCCCCGGTTCTGCCTTGCCAACTTTGCCTGAGTTCTTAGGGCAACGCCTGGGTCTGCCGGTGGAGCTCGTTGATCCGGTGGAAGGACTGGGGCTGGAAGTGCCCGACACGCTCTACTTGCCCAACCGTGCTGACGTGGGTGTGGTACTTGGTTTGGCCACGCGAGGAGTGTAGGGATGTACAGCTTAGATATTAATTTCCTGAAAGAGCGGGTCGCCGCAACCGCGCCGCCCATCACCACCTTTGGAGCTGCTGCAACAGTAACAGCCAGTCCCTCCGAGCGACTCCCTCTTTGGATTGGAGTGGGGGTAGGCTTGCTTCTACCAGCTCTAGCGCTAGCGGTCACAGCCTTGGTGAACAACCGTGTCTCTAGCCTGACCGCAGAAAAAACCAATCTCGAACAGCAAGTTCAGCTCGGGCAGTCGGCTGAAGCCCGTCTCAAAAGCATTCAGACGGAGATTCAGCAAATTAATGCGGATACTGAGTCTCTAATTCAAGTCTTTCCGCAGGTCAAATCGTGGTCAGCAATCCTCACGGACCTGAGCCGGCGCACACCCGTGGTTTTGCAAATCAACAAGATTGAACAGGCTGGCAAGAAAGTGACTTTGCTTGGCAGTTCCTCAAGCTTTGATGCCGTCAATGATCTGCTGCTGACACTGCAACGGTCCCGCTTTTTCACAGCGGCTAGTCTCCGCATTGAGGAGGCCAAGCTGGGGCCAGCGCCCACTGAAAATGAAGGGGAGAATAGCGTCAAAGTCTCGAATGTGAGCTATCGCATCGTGGGTGAGCTCAGCGATGTACCGACGACGGATCTCTTGCAAAATCTCCGTCAGCTTGACGCTCAAGGACTGGCTGATCGCCTGCAAGGACTGTTGAACCAAGGGGTACTGAAGCCATGACTGTGTCTCTCAATAAATTTCCGGAAGATAACCGAGGTGTTGTCGAGAATATTGCTCCGGCTTACCCAACCCTGTTTGGTCTAACCGTTACGCCCGTTGTTGGCGGCATCTTGGCGGCAGTCACCGGTCTATTTGCAGCTAGCTGGATTTACTTGAATCTTGTGCAACCTGCCCAGCAGCAGGCCAATCAGCTCGCTCAAGAAGTCGACGATCTTCGTAACCGCGCCGAACAGCAGGCAGCTAGTCTGCGGCAGATTGGGCTGCAACAGCAACAGCTTGCTAATGCCCGTGCGCAACAACGAGTGGTGCAAAGCTTCTTTGCCTCACCCGCTACCTTGGATACACTACTGCTCGAGATCAATGGTCAGGTCCGCCGAGTGGCTGGACTACAGCTCCAGTCCTACTTACCCAAAGAGTCCTCCATCGTGACGGATGGATCCTTTGGGGAAGGCGTCAATAACAAGCTGAAGCAAACCCCTGTCTTTGTGGAAGTTAGTGGCGGGTTCAATCAGACTGTCGCTCTCCTGCGGGGGCTAGAGCAATTGCAGCCACTGTTATTGGTGCAAGACGTTGTGGTGACGGCGGAGCCAGTGCCCATTGTGGTCACGCCCAAAGGGCAGATTCTGCCGAGACCTGCACCGAAGCTAACGACGCAGTTCAATGTCGTGGCGTTGAGTCCCTTGACGCCCGAGGAACAGAAGAAGGCTGAGGAAGCAGCTGCCGCCGCCGCAGGGAATCAACCCAATCAGGGGGGTGGCAATCAGCCAAACCAAGAGTCTGGCAATGCTGGCAATAACGCCAGCCAGTGAGGAAGATTGCCTGTTGAGGGCGATCGCGAGTGAATTTACGGTGTGGGTGTGAGGGTTCGAACAATGCAAGTTTGGAAAATCTTAGGGAGTGGGGTGGTTCTAGGAACTGCCGCGATCGCGGGGCAGCCAGCACCTCTCTTGGCGCAAACAGCACCAACGATTGCAGCCAATCCGGCAGCAACAGAGGTCAACCGTGTCACGGTGACGCCGACAGCAACCGGCATTAGCCTTTCGTTGAGTACGACAGGCACGCAAGCGCCTCAAGCTTTCTCAACTAATCTCGATAAGGTTTGGGTGACCGACCTGATTGGCGCCCGCCTCAATTTGCCAGAGGGAAAAAGCTTCTCGCAGCCCAGCCCAGCGCCCGGCATTGCCTCGATCGCAGTCTCTCAAGTCAGTGAAAACGGCGTTCGTATTGTCGTTACAGGCAGCGATCGCCCGCCGCTCGTGACCAATAGCAGTCGGAATGGCGGCAGCTTGCAGTTTGAGCTCAGTACGCAAGCATCAGCAGCTCCAGTACTCAGTCCCAGTGCTCCACCCATTGGTTCAGCACCACGGCCCAGCTTACGTCCTCCTGCGCCTCCTCAACGAACCGCACAGGCTACATCACCTGCTCCAATACCGGTGAGTCCTGCTCTACAGCCCCCAGGCCAACCATTAGATCCTCGACAACAGCTCCAGCCAACCCCTTCTCCACTTCCAGGTCAGCTTCCACCGCTCCAACCCCGTGCAGTCGCACCACCCTTGGGTGATATTGCGATTTCCAACACTGTTCCTCAAGGCACAGCAATCACATTCCCTAATGCGCGGCCAGTTCCACGGATTGCGCTGCGGAATGCCTCAGCTCGTGAAGTGCTCAGCATCATTGCCCAGTCTGCAGGATTGAATCTGGTTTACCTCGATAGTGGAGAACCCAGTGCTACAGGGAATCCTCTAGCAACACCTAGCACAAATCCTTCAGGTGGCAACTCAGCATCAAGTAATGAGCCACGAGTGAGTGTTGACCTGCAAAATATTGATGCCCAGTCAGCTTTTAACTACGTTCTGCAAATTGCGGGACTGCAAGCGAGTCGTCAAAATAATGTGATTTTGGTGGGTAGACGCCTTCCACCTGGAGCTGGTGGACTAGTTTCACGCACTTTTCGTCTTAATCAAGCTGTTGCACAGAACGTTGCTGGCTATCTAACAACTCTGGGTGCAAACTCTGTCGTTTCCTTCACTAAGAAAGTTTGTGTACAAGCAGGGACTAGTGATGTAGCGCCCGTTCCTGGAGGCACACCCGGTCAAATTCAAACTCTCAGCCAAGGAACAGCTCAATGCTTTGATGAACCTGAAATTAAGGAGCTCAAAGTTCCGGGTACGCCAGCAGGCCCACTCCCTCTCAAGAACATTTCGATTACAGCTGATATTCGGACGAATAGCCTCTCGATTGTAGGCGACCCTCAGTCAGTGAACTTTGCCACTAGCTTAATTCAACAGCTCGATTTACGGAAACGGCAAGCTTCAGTCAATGTCAAGGTGATTGATCTTGACTTGAATGATTTGAACGCGATCGCATCAAGCTTTTCGTTTGGAGTTGGAAACACATTAGTGTCTGGCAGCGGTGGTTTAAGAACGACTGTCATTGATAATGCTGGCTCGGTAATTCAGCCACCTAATGACAGTGTCTTTAACCCTAGTAACCTGCCAGCGGGCATCAACCCAGCCAATCCCTTAGCAGTACTCCCTAATCAGCTGCCCAATTCTTTTCTCGGCGCTATATCAGCATCGATTATTAATAACAAAACCAAGCTATTGACAGATCCAACTTTAATCATTCAAGAAGGTGAAAAAAGTGAGGTTAAACTGACCAGCCAAGTTATTCAGAAAATTGAATCAGAGACAACAACTAATGGTAGTGGACCGCCAACAGTCAGCCGAACGATTGACTTGGCAGATGTGGGCTTGCAGCTGACGATCAACGTCGAGCGTATTGATGACAATGGCTTTATTACTCTTACAGTCTTGCCCGCAATTTCTTCTCCACAGGATGTGGTTACCTTTGGTGATCCCAACACGAGCGGCGTCTTAACAACACTGATCAAGAAGCGGGAGGTCTCTTCCGGTAAGATTCGTTTGCGAGATGATCAAACCTTAATCCTGTCAGGCATCATCCAAGACGAAGAGCGGGAACGGGTGGCCAAGATTCCCCTATTAGGTGATATTCCCCTGATTGGATCGCTGTTCCGCACGTCCTACACCGATCGCCAGCGACGAGAAGTGGTGGTCGTGATTACGCCCAAAATCTTGGCAGATACCGATGCCACCGTCTTTGGCTATGGCTATCAGCCCAGCCCACCCGCTCAGTCAGTGTTAAACAACACGCTGCAGACCCCAACCGTGGCTCCCTTGCCCTAGAACAGCTTGTTTAGCTGTTCTGACTACTAGCTACTGCTCGTCGCCAACGTCGTGCTTGCGACGAGCAGTTTTCTATGGCTTCAATGACGCTGAATCAGCCGAGATAGGCTTGCTTGACACGGGGATCGGCAAGGAGATCCGCAGCAGGGCCCGAAAAAATCATTTGTCCTGCTTCTAGGACATAGCCGCGATTGGCGGTTTGCAGGGCCAAGGTCGCGTTTTGCTCAACCAAGAGAATCGTCATACCTTGCTCACGCAAGCGGCGGATGACCCCAAAAATCTCTTGGACAATTTGTGGTGCTAACCCCAAGCTTGGTTCATCCAACAGCAGCAGACGGGGGCGACTCATCAAGGCGCGGGCGATCGCTAGCATCTGTTGCTCGCCACCGCTCAGTGTGCCTGCCAGTTGGTCTTGTCGTTCCCGCAGGCGCGGGAAGCGATCGAATTGCAACTCTAGGTCGGTTTGAATGCCAACGCGATCGCGCCGACAGTAAGCCCCGAGCTCTAGATTGATCCGCACGCTTTGACGAGCCAAAACACGGCGACCCTCAGGACAGTGCGCCAGCCCCCGTCCCACCAGTTGCGGCGCTTGCATCTGTCCCAGATCTTGCTGGTTGTAAGAAATCCGGCCTTGTTGAAGTGGCACGAGGCGAGAAATGGCACGCAGGGTCGTCGTCTTCCCCGCCCCATTCGCCCCGATCAGAGCAACAATCTCGCCCGGAAAGA
The sequence above is a segment of the Synechococcus elongatus PCC 11801 genome. Coding sequences within it:
- a CDS encoding ABC transporter ATP-binding protein, which translates into the protein MSEPLLHLSQVSVNYGAVAALTDLTLEVFPGEIVALIGANGAGKTTTLRAISRLVPLQQGRISYNQQDLGQMQAPQLVGRGLAHCPEGRRVLARQSVRINLELGAYCRRDRVGIQTDLELQFDRFPRLRERQDQLAGTLSGGEQQMLAIARALMSRPRLLLLDEPSLGLAPQIVQEIFGVIRRLREQGMTILLVEQNATLALQTANRGYVLEAGQMIFSGPAADLLADPRVKQAYLG
- the pilM gene encoding type IV pilus biogenesis protein PilM translates to MVGIFSKFLGGDKSRLGVEITPERINLAHIGRKGNRLLLQDFVSVDLPDGLFQDGRVIDSFSLSDLLRTAISDNRIKTKKVSTAVPGREVITRLLPMPAELDDAELHETLLNQEAALFLPFPREEADIDYLKLDYFLDIDEVEKLHVLLVATRRQVTDTYLDLFAQAGLTPDIVEVGSFALIRTIRESLRQYGLQEAVILLNIEYDLTEIVIIVGGVPRFSRTIAMGTQQWQRAAAQAGLENIGRGLDFLQGQALSLLEPPADLLSQGLVRSAADLCDEVRRSADFYLSQESDIEVAKLYVAGPGSALPTLPEFLGQRLGLPVELVDPVEGLGLEVPDTLYLPNRADVGVVLGLATRGV
- a CDS encoding pilus assembly protein PilO translates to MTVSLNKFPEDNRGVVENIAPAYPTLFGLTVTPVVGGILAAVTGLFAASWIYLNLVQPAQQQANQLAQEVDDLRNRAEQQAASLRQIGLQQQQLANARAQQRVVQSFFASPATLDTLLLEINGQVRRVAGLQLQSYLPKESSIVTDGSFGEGVNNKLKQTPVFVEVSGGFNQTVALLRGLEQLQPLLLVQDVVVTAEPVPIVVTPKGQILPRPAPKLTTQFNVVALSPLTPEEQKKAEEAAAAAAGNQPNQGGGNQPNQESGNAGNNASQ
- a CDS encoding PilN domain-containing protein; amino-acid sequence: MYSLDINFLKERVAATAPPITTFGAAATVTASPSERLPLWIGVGVGLLLPALALAVTALVNNRVSSLTAEKTNLEQQVQLGQSAEARLKSIQTEIQQINADTESLIQVFPQVKSWSAILTDLSRRTPVVLQINKIEQAGKKVTLLGSSSSFDAVNDLLLTLQRSRFFTAASLRIEEAKLGPAPTENEGENSVKVSNVSYRIVGELSDVPTTDLLQNLRQLDAQGLADRLQGLLNQGVLKP
- a CDS encoding secretin N-terminal domain-containing protein; translation: MQVWKILGSGVVLGTAAIAGQPAPLLAQTAPTIAANPAATEVNRVTVTPTATGISLSLSTTGTQAPQAFSTNLDKVWVTDLIGARLNLPEGKSFSQPSPAPGIASIAVSQVSENGVRIVVTGSDRPPLVTNSSRNGGSLQFELSTQASAAPVLSPSAPPIGSAPRPSLRPPAPPQRTAQATSPAPIPVSPALQPPGQPLDPRQQLQPTPSPLPGQLPPLQPRAVAPPLGDIAISNTVPQGTAITFPNARPVPRIALRNASAREVLSIIAQSAGLNLVYLDSGEPSATGNPLATPSTNPSGGNSASSNEPRVSVDLQNIDAQSAFNYVLQIAGLQASRQNNVILVGRRLPPGAGGLVSRTFRLNQAVAQNVAGYLTTLGANSVVSFTKKVCVQAGTSDVAPVPGGTPGQIQTLSQGTAQCFDEPEIKELKVPGTPAGPLPLKNISITADIRTNSLSIVGDPQSVNFATSLIQQLDLRKRQASVNVKVIDLDLNDLNAIASSFSFGVGNTLVSGSGGLRTTVIDNAGSVIQPPNDSVFNPSNLPAGINPANPLAVLPNQLPNSFLGAISASIINNKTKLLTDPTLIIQEGEKSEVKLTSQVIQKIESETTTNGSGPPTVSRTIDLADVGLQLTINVERIDDNGFITLTVLPAISSPQDVVTFGDPNTSGVLTTLIKKREVSSGKIRLRDDQTLILSGIIQDEERERVAKIPLLGDIPLIGSLFRTSYTDRQRREVVVVITPKILADTDATVFGYGYQPSPPAQSVLNNTLQTPTVAPLP